A genomic stretch from Rhodomicrobium vannielii ATCC 17100 includes:
- a CDS encoding riboflavin synthase: MFTGIITAQGTVLEADNGRFAIACPWEATGIVHGASIACDGCCLTVTGVDSFGGGSIFRVDVSNETLSKTTLGGWAKGRKINLERSLRFGDEMGGHLVSGHVDGVARIESITPEGFSKIFAIRAPDALAKFIAPKGSVALDGVSLTINDVDGSLFTINLIPTTLEVTIFGGKQPGDSINMEVDLIARYVARLLGQQAENS; encoded by the coding sequence ATGTTCACCGGAATCATCACCGCACAAGGCACTGTCCTTGAGGCCGATAACGGCCGCTTCGCCATCGCCTGTCCGTGGGAGGCCACGGGCATCGTGCATGGGGCGTCCATCGCCTGCGACGGATGCTGCCTCACCGTTACCGGCGTCGACTCGTTCGGCGGCGGCTCGATCTTCCGCGTCGACGTCTCCAACGAGACGCTGTCGAAGACCACGCTCGGAGGATGGGCCAAGGGGCGCAAGATCAACCTCGAACGCTCCCTTCGCTTCGGCGATGAAATGGGCGGGCATCTCGTCTCGGGCCATGTCGACGGCGTCGCCCGCATCGAGAGCATCACGCCGGAGGGCTTCTCGAAGATCTTCGCCATCCGCGCGCCGGACGCGCTCGCAAAATTCATCGCGCCGAAGGGATCGGTCGCGCTCGACGGCGTGTCGCTCACCATCAACGATGTGGACGGCTCGCTTTTCACCATCAATCTCATTCCGACCACGCTCGAAGTCACCATATTCGGCGGGAAGCAGCCGGGCGACTCCATCAACATGGAGGTCGACCTTATCGCGCGATACGTGGCGCGGCTGCTCGGACAACAGGCTGAAAACTCATGA
- the ribB gene encoding 3,4-dihydroxy-2-butanone-4-phosphate synthase, which translates to MKPDQLRVLDPAVIRDQLASIDEILEDARQGRMFILVDAEDRENEGDLVIPAQMATPDAINFMARFGRGLICLAITPERADVLHLEHMARSNRSRNRTAFTVSIEAKEGITTGISAFDRAHTVSVAINPEKDFQDIVSPGHVFPLIAQEGGVLVRAGHTEAAVDLARLAGLLPAGVICEVMNDDGTMARMPDLLAFAQRHGLKIGTIADLIAHRRRTESFVKQVDERDINSPYGGAFKLRVYVNEVDNTEHLALIKGDVSGPEPVLVRMHAVNILEDLFGVGRNDDNRRSLVERAMRRIGEEERGVVVVIRDVREGTIRSRLSNVAAIAEGKAPENRLVDYGIGAQILLDLGVKNMVLLSNSPTPKVVGLEGYGLNIIARRPIEDQ; encoded by the coding sequence ATGAAACCCGACCAGTTGCGCGTTCTCGACCCCGCCGTCATCCGCGACCAGCTCGCCTCGATCGATGAAATCCTCGAAGACGCGCGGCAGGGGCGCATGTTCATCCTCGTCGACGCCGAGGACCGCGAGAACGAAGGCGACCTCGTCATCCCCGCGCAGATGGCGACACCCGATGCGATCAACTTCATGGCGCGGTTCGGGCGCGGGCTGATCTGCCTCGCGATCACGCCGGAGCGCGCGGACGTGCTGCACCTTGAGCACATGGCGCGCTCGAACCGCTCGCGCAATCGCACCGCATTCACCGTCTCCATCGAGGCGAAGGAAGGCATCACCACCGGCATTTCGGCCTTCGACCGCGCGCATACCGTCTCCGTCGCCATCAATCCGGAGAAGGATTTCCAGGACATCGTGAGCCCCGGCCACGTCTTCCCGCTCATCGCGCAGGAAGGCGGCGTGCTCGTGCGCGCGGGCCACACCGAAGCCGCCGTCGATCTCGCTCGGCTCGCGGGTTTGCTCCCGGCGGGCGTCATCTGCGAGGTGATGAACGACGACGGCACCATGGCGCGCATGCCGGATCTGCTCGCCTTCGCGCAGCGGCACGGCCTCAAGATCGGCACCATCGCCGACCTCATCGCCCATCGTCGCCGCACCGAAAGCTTCGTGAAGCAGGTGGACGAGCGCGACATCAACAGCCCATACGGCGGAGCCTTCAAGCTCCGCGTCTATGTGAACGAGGTGGACAACACCGAGCATCTCGCGCTTATCAAGGGCGACGTGTCCGGCCCCGAGCCGGTGCTGGTGCGCATGCACGCGGTCAACATCCTCGAAGATCTGTTCGGTGTTGGCCGGAACGACGACAACCGCCGTTCGCTCGTCGAGCGCGCCATGCGCCGCATCGGCGAGGAGGAGCGCGGCGTGGTCGTCGTCATCCGCGATGTGCGCGAGGGCACGATCCGTTCGAGGCTGTCGAACGTCGCTGCCATCGCCGAAGGCAAGGCGCCCGAGAACCGTCTTGTCGATTACGGCATCGGCGCGCAGATCCTGCTTGATCTCGGCGTCAAGAACATGGTCCTTCTGTCTAACTCACCGACGCCGAAAGTCGTCGGACTCGAAGGCTACGGCCTCAACATCATCGCGCGACGCCCCATCGAAGACCAATGA
- the ribD gene encoding bifunctional diaminohydroxyphosphoribosylaminopyrimidine deaminase/5-amino-6-(5-phosphoribosylamino)uracil reductase RibD, whose product MNDRAATSLNATPTTSPDNAAPLPLSSPVIDALCRRALFVAQTNIGATSPNPSVGAVVADARTGEIIASAATARGGRPHAEVLALREAGDRAKGALIITTLEPCSHFGATPPCAHSIVNAGISHLIYGSLDPDTRVGGRGLTYVAQHGVRATRGTPAFVRDCDWLHLGHSLRVTERRPFVQVKLAVDAAGFVPLGNGKPVFITGDVARAAAHLLRARADAILVGRKTVEADDPELTCRLPGLADRSPVRVVLASRCNVPPAAKLFANERPPVWIVCGDSTEGAAFFGRPGVRVLDIGASLTGRLNLRLAMMRVAAEGITRLLVEGGPSTARGFIDAGLADEVIIMQGTQTLDPQAGMPPFGDRGLDLVAASPQFTLFDKRKAGADTISIYRSTAHWQN is encoded by the coding sequence ATGAACGACCGTGCCGCAACTTCCCTTAACGCAACGCCAACGACGTCGCCGGATAACGCCGCGCCGTTGCCCCTTTCATCGCCGGTCATCGACGCACTTTGCCGCCGCGCTCTTTTCGTTGCGCAAACCAACATCGGCGCGACATCGCCCAACCCGAGCGTCGGCGCGGTTGTGGCAGACGCGCGAACCGGCGAGATCATCGCCAGCGCGGCGACAGCGCGCGGCGGGCGTCCTCATGCGGAGGTGCTGGCGCTTCGCGAGGCGGGCGACCGGGCGAAAGGCGCGCTCATCATCACCACGCTTGAGCCGTGCAGCCATTTCGGCGCGACGCCTCCATGCGCGCATAGCATCGTGAACGCTGGCATTTCTCATTTGATCTACGGCTCTCTAGACCCCGACACGCGCGTCGGGGGCCGAGGCCTGACCTATGTGGCGCAACACGGCGTACGCGCAACACGTGGCACGCCCGCTTTCGTGCGCGATTGCGACTGGCTGCACCTCGGCCACTCCTTACGCGTGACCGAGCGGCGGCCTTTCGTTCAGGTCAAACTCGCGGTCGACGCGGCAGGCTTTGTACCCCTCGGAAACGGCAAGCCCGTGTTCATCACCGGCGATGTCGCCCGCGCCGCAGCGCATCTGCTTCGCGCCCGCGCCGACGCCATCCTCGTCGGCCGCAAGACGGTTGAAGCCGACGACCCCGAACTCACATGCCGCCTGCCGGGCCTCGCCGACCGCTCGCCGGTTCGCGTGGTGCTCGCCTCTCGCTGCAATGTCCCGCCCGCAGCAAAACTCTTCGCCAATGAGCGCCCGCCGGTGTGGATCGTCTGCGGCGACTCGACGGAGGGCGCCGCGTTCTTCGGCCGCCCCGGCGTGCGCGTGCTCGACATCGGCGCATCGCTGACGGGTCGCCTCAATCTCCGGCTCGCGATGATGCGGGTCGCAGCGGAAGGCATCACGCGCCTTCTCGTCGAAGGCGGGCCATCCACCGCGCGCGGCTTCATCGACGCGGGGCTTGCCGACGAAGTCATCATCATGCAGGGCACCCAAACCCTCGACCCGCAGGCGGGCATGCCGCCTTTCGGCGACCGCGGCCTCGACCTCGTTGCCGCCTCGCCCCAATTCACGCTGTTCGACAAAAGAAAAGCGGGCGCGGACACGATTTCCATTTATCGCTCAACCGCACACTGGCAGAATTGA